One Clupea harengus chromosome 11, Ch_v2.0.2, whole genome shotgun sequence DNA window includes the following coding sequences:
- the LOC105906725 gene encoding E3 ubiquitin-protein ligase TRIM21-like, whose amino-acid sequence MQTEKMASALLEQILCPVCLCEFSDPVSLRCQHTFCRECIRAHLAASGGSGQCPECRHPFIRKHIKANRTLRNVVGAAREQLLEQKTLEESLTGMMMETGTQRQEAPELMCPQHEEKLKLFCETDHQLVCLVCRDGSSHEGHKFRPVEEMAQSCKGVLSGAVAFLSKENDNLDHMISLQTAEIQKTKTESRKLSVQISAQFEQLHQLLRQKEQEVKTHLQQEEKRVLELMQKNLSKMKEIYTKEKNTEGMLKSSLNSSQPITFLQWWTSVGCDLVEKMLVHDEASAEGTGSATDHQFSSKMADLSVSSDFLSLGPYETHLLFFACKDLLTKIQPVPHDDVITLWDEAYAKVARSGRSIQRVDRKGLFGLYRDYRPLASGNTAYWGGQHYWEVEVGRKLDWGVGVCVEASPGKLQEQVMLYLKHGRGYSVVAGGQETPLIMWLRPWQLGVYLDCDEGRVSFYEADSLILFHTAECGKGVPLSLCLSPGTHLDGGDYDALRVCSYQPHEASVIWSSLSSLQAPRFLVF is encoded by the exons ATGCAAACTgaaaag ATGGCATCAGCCCTGTTGGAGCAGATCCTGTGTcccgtgtgcttgtgtgagttcAGCGATCCTGTTAGCCTACGTTGTCAGCACACCTTTTGCAGGGAGTGCATCAGGGCTCACCTGGCAGCCAGTGGTGGCTCCGGTCAGTGCCCAGAGTGCAGACACCCCTTCATCCGGAAACACATTAAAGCCAACCGCACACTGAGGAACGTGGTGGGCGCTGCTAGAGAGCAGCTGCTGGAGCAGAAGACGCTGGAGGAGAGTCTCACCGGCATGATGATGGAGACTGGGACCCAGAGACAGGAAGCGCCAGAGCTGATGTGTCCCCAACACGAGGAGAAGCTGAAGCTGTTCTGTGAGACGGACCATCAACTGGTGTGTTTGGTCTGCAGGGACGGAAGCAGCCATGAAGGACACAAGTTCAGACCTGTTGAAGAGATGGCACAAAGCTGCAAG GGTGTGTTGAGTGGAGCAGTGGCCTTCCTGTCTAAAGAAAATGATAACCTGGACCACATGATCAGTCTGCAGACTGCTGAGATCCAAAAAACAAAG ACGGAGTCCAGAAAGTTGTCAGTGCAGATATCCGCTCAGTTTGAGCAGCTGCACCAGCTCCTCAGAcagaaggagcaggaggtgaAGACGCACttgcagcaggaggagaagagagtgctgGAGCTGATGCAGAAGAACCTGTCCAAGATGAAGGAGATCTACACTAAGGAGAAGAACACAGAGGGGATGCTGAAGTCGAGTCTGAATAGCAGTCAGCCCATCACGTTCCTTCAG tggtggacTTCAGTGGGATGTGACCTGGTTGAGAAGATGCTGGTGCATGATGAGGCATCTGCTGAAGGAACCGGCAGCGCGACAGATCATCA gttctcaTCCAAGATGGCAGACTTGAGTGTGTCCAGTGACTTCCTCTCTCTGGGTCCTTATGAGACACATCTCCTCTTCTTTGCGTGCAAGGACCTACTTACAAAAATCCAACCAG TGCcccatgatgatgtcatcactcTGTGGGACGAGGCGTATGCCAAGGTGGCACGCAGTGGCCGCTCCATCCAGAGGGTGGACAGGAAGGGTTTATTTGGCCTGTACCGGGACTACAGGCCGCTGGCCAGTGGCAACACTGCATACTGGGGCGGCCAGCACTACTGGGAAGTGGAGGTGGGCAGGAAGCTGGACTGGGgcgttggggtgtgtgtggaggcgtcACCTGGCAAGCTGCAGGAGCAGGTTATGCTGTACCTAAAGCATGGCAGGGGCTACAGTGTGGTAGCTGGGGGGCAGGAGACCCCCCTGATCATGTGGCTTCGGCCGTGGCAATTGGGTGTGTATCTGGACTGTGATGAAGGCCGGGTGTCGTTCTATGAGGCCGACAGCCTGATTCTGTTCCACACTGCAGAGTGTGGTAAAGGtgtgcccctctctctgtgcctttctCCTGGGACCCATCTAGATGGGGGAGACTATGATGCCCTTAGAGTGTGCAGCTATCAGCCCCACGAGGCCTCAGTGATCTGGAGTTCTCTGAGTTCTCTTCAAGCCCCAAGgtttttggtattttga
- the LOC105906730 gene encoding zinc-binding protein A33-like isoform X3 encodes MMMLEKSLTSMMTETGTQRQEAPELMCPQHEEKLKLFCETDQQLVCLVCRDGISHEGHKFRPVEEMAQSCKGVLRGAVAFLSKENNSLDFKIIMQDCEIGKTKTESRKLSVQISAQFEQLHQLLRQKEQEVKTCLQQEEKRVLESMQKNLSKIKEIYTKERNKGGMLKSSLNSSQPITFL; translated from the exons ATGATGATGCTGGAGAAGAGTCTCACCAGCATGATGACGGAGACTGGGACCCAGAGGCAGGAAGCGCCAGAGCTGATGTGTCCCCAACACGAGGAGAAGCTGAAGCTGTTCTGTGAGACGGACCAGCAACTGGTGTGTTTGGTCTGCAGGGATGGaatcagccatgagggacacaAGTTCAGACCTGTTGAAGAGATGGCACAAAGCTGCAAG GGTGTGTTGAGAGGAGCAGTTGCCTTCCTGTCTAAAGAGAATAATAGCCTGGACTTCAAGATCATAATGCAGGATTGTGAGATCGGAAAAACAAAG ACGGAGTCCAGAAAGTTGTCAGTGCAGATATCCGCTCAGTTTGAGCAGCTGCACCAGCTCCTCAGAcagaaggagcaggaggtgaAGACGTGCttgcagcaggaggagaagagagtgctgGAGTCGATGCAGAAGAACCTGTCCAAGATTAAGGAGATCTACACTAAGGAGAGGAACAAAGGGGGGATGCTGAAGTCGAGTCTGAATAGCAGTCAGCCCATCACGTTCCTTTAG